In Solanum pennellii chromosome 3, SPENNV200, a single window of DNA contains:
- the LOC107014920 gene encoding putative septum site-determining protein minD homolog, chloroplastic — MLSLQPLNPKPSSLYSSTFTPPNSLSPKTLKPIPAFRPSRNFYPSIHSMLQYNRKPQLAGDTPRVVVITSGKGGVGKTTTTANIGLSLARLGFSVVAIDCDVGLRNLDLLLGLENRVNYTVVEVLNGDCRLDQALVRDKRWSNFELLCISKPRSKLPIGFGGKALVWLVDALKARDEGGPDFIIIDCPAGIDAGFITAITPANEAVLVTTPDITSLRDADRVTGLLECDGIRDIKMIVNRVRTDMIKGEDMMSVLDVQEMLGLPLLGVIPEDSEVIRSTNRGYPLVLNKPPALAGLAFEQAAWRLVEQDSMETVMMEEEPKKRGFFSFFGR, encoded by the coding sequence ATGTTATCTCTGCAGCCACTCAACCCTAAACCTTCCTCTCTCTACTCTTCCACCTTTACCCCTCCCAATTCCTTATCCcccaaaaccctaaaacccATTCCGGCCTTCAGGCCTTCTAGAAACTTCTACCCTTCCATCCATTCTATGCTCCAGTACAACCGCAAGCCTCAACTCGCCGGAGATACGCCGAGAGTCGTCGTCATTACATCCGGCAAAGGCGGCGTCGGGAAGACCACTACCACCGCCAACATCGGTCTTTCATTAGCTAGGCTCGGCTTCTCTGTCGTCGCCATTGATTGCGATGTTGGTCTCCGCAACCTTGACCTCCTCCTGGGCTTAGAAAACCGGGTTAATTATACTGTTGTCGAGGTTCTCAACGGTGATTGCAGACTTGATCAGGCTCTTGTACGTGATAAGCGGTGGTCCAATTTCGAGCTGCTGTGTATTTCCAAGCCCAGATCCAAATTGCCGATAGGGTTTGGTGGGAAAGCTTTGGTTTGGCTTGTGGATGCCCTAAAAGCTCGTGATGAAGGTGGTCCGGATTTCATCATCATTGATTGTCCAGCTGGCATTGATGCTGGGTTCATCACGGCTATAACTCCGGCAAATGAGGCTGTACTAGTGACAACGCCAGATATTACCAGCTTAAGAGACGCTGATAGAGTGACAGGATTGTTAGAATGTGATGGAATTAGGGATATTAAGATGATTGTGAACAGGGTTCGGACTGATATGATAAAAGGGGAAGATATGATGTCTGTATTGGATGTGCAGGAAATGCTAGGGCTTCCATTGTTGGGGGTAATACCTGAGGATTCAGAAGTTATTAGAAGTACTAACAGAGGTTATCCCCTTGTGTTGAACAAGCCACCAGCTTTGGCAGGTCTGGCATTTGAGCAAGCAGCTTGGAGGTTGGTGGAGCAAGATAGTATGGAGACTGTAATGATGGAGGAGGAGCCAAAGAAACGTggatttttctcattttttggaCGATAG
- the LOC107014905 gene encoding uncharacterized protein LOC107014905, which yields MECAKMAPAVRKGKKKQVKDELDRIKQAEKKKRRLEKALATSAAIRSELEKKKQKKKEEQQRLDEQGAAIAEAVALQVLLGEDTDDSCKLLLKKEEGWNTWDLNSSFDFFVGRGRPMLPRQDSSTYYSVEGADWVSGASGYRCMSNEWGNSEWMVSSETWVRDDSNHQYFDEGNWEVARISPGFIAAQSLSSLQIAEDAPVDSCVFNQVEGVN from the coding sequence ATGGAATGTGCTAAGATGGCACCTGCTGTTagaaaagggaagaagaagCAAGTTAAGGATGAGTTGGATCGAATTAAACAAGCTGAGAAAAAGAAGAGGCGCTTAGAGAAAGCCTTGGCCACTTCAGCTGCCATCCGTTCTGAACTGGAAAAGAAGAagcagaagaagaaagaagagcAACAAAGGCTTGATGAACAGGGTGCCGCGATTGCTGAAGCAGTTGCACTTCAGGTTCTACTTGGCGAAGATACAGATGATTCATGCAAGCTACTCCTAAAGAAGGAAGAAGGATGGAACACGTGGGATCTTAACAGCAGTTTTGACTTCTTCGTGGGCAGAGGAAGACCCATGCTTCCGCGCCAAGACTCTTCAACATATTATTCAGTTGAAGGAGCAGACTGGGTTTCTGGTGCAAGCGGGTACAGATGCATGTCGAATGAGTGGGGAAATTCCGAGTGGATGGTTTCATCTGAAACTTGGGTAAGGGATGATAGTAACCATCAATACTTTGATGAGGGAAACTGGGAGGTTGCAAGAATTTCTCCTGGTTTTATTGCAGCACAGTCTTTATCATCTCTTCAGATAGCTGAAGATGCTCCAGTAGACTCTTGTGTCTTCAATCAAGTTGAGGGAGTAAATTAA
- the LOC107012067 gene encoding deubiquitinase DESI2-like, producing MTEVVLHIYDVTNSGSDKTNNTIVQINKFFKDGIGLGGIFHSAVQVYGDDEWSFGFCEQGTGVFSCPAGKNPMYSYRECIVLGNTNHSIFKVNQILRELSREWPGHSYDLLSKNCNHFCDEFCERLGVQKLPGWVNRFAHAGDAAVEIAGTTAFRLRQAKTEIVTASKVAYRFFAGVASNNSASPDSPGSSGRGTPRFQANWFKNFITTGAKPSGSDSEEVLGQQQQHGTETPLRQN from the exons ATGACGGAGGTGGTCCTCCACATATATGATGTGACGAATAGTGGCTCCGATAAGACCAACAACACCATTGTTCAGATCAACAAGTTTTTCAAAGACGGTATCGGTCTTGGTGGAATCTTTCATAGTGCCGTTCAG GTTTATGGAGATGACGAGTGGTCATTCGGATTCTGTGAACAAGGTACTGGAGTTTTTAGCTGTCCTGCTGGGAAAAATCCAATGTATTCGTACCGTGAATGCATTGTACTTGGAAACACAAATCACTCTATTTTCAAAGTGAACCAGATATTGAGAGAGCTAAGTAGAGAGTGGCCTGGACACTCATATGATTTATTGTCAAAGAATTGCAATCACTTCTGTGATGAATTTTGTGAAAGACTTGGTGTTCAAAAGCTTCCTG GTTGGGTTAACAGGTTTGCTCATGCTGGTGATGCTGCCGTTGAGATAGCAGGAACTACTGCTTTTAGG CTGAGGCAAGCTAAAACAGAGATCGTTACAGCCAGTAAAGTGGCATATAGGTTCTTCGCAGGAGTTGCTTCTAACAATTCAGCTTCCCCTGACTCTCCTGGCAGCTCTGGTCGGGGAACTCCTAGGTTTCAAGCGAATTGGTTCAAAAATTTTATCACCACTGGCGCCAAACCATCTGGTTCAGATAGTGAAGAGGTGCTAGGACAGCAGCAGCAGCATGGAACAGAGACCCCTCTGAGGCAGAACTAG
- the LOC107012854 gene encoding ferric reduction oxidase 4-like isoform X1 — protein sequence MGSKTILNGFVFLVFVGWLFIWVMLPTPTYKNSWTPHLLIKLNSTYFREQGINLLLFTFPIMLIAAVSCVYLHLHNKSTSNHRSSNKVQEYFRRPRLVIESLGIVNAVELIFAAMFTVLLIWSLANYIYISYGNLHMHNPAEKVWMAKFRSVALRLGYIGNVCYAFLFFPVTRLSSILPLVGLTSESSIKYHIWLGHLSMALAVLHSVGFVVYYAVSNQMIEMIEWSSTYVSNVAGEIATLVAIAMWVTSLYKIRRKMFDLFFYTHQLYTLYIIFYLLHVGVAYTCMILPGIFLFLIDRYLRFLQSKRSVRLISSRLLSCNTFELTFSKNPALTYNPTSILFVNVPSVSKLQWHPFTIVSSSNLETDKLSVVIKCMGSWSQKLEKQLSSSPDRLQISTEGPYGPSSSHFLSRECLVMVSGGSGITPMISIFRELIYRSTIQPNTKVPKIILITSFKNTSDLTMLDLLLPITTTPLDISNLECKIEAYITRENEPQQHESKQQLLVFKQNPKDSPISAALGKSSWLWLGAIITSSFFMFLLLLGLVTRYSIYPIERDGKLYHYSAKIIWDMFLACASIFIVTSVIFMWQKRENEIEGKQIQNVEIPTNSPVGNLCGIERELESLPHQSIVQATKVHYGTRPDLKRILFGCKESDVGVVVCGPKSMRHEVANICASGLAQNLHFESISFNW from the exons atgggGAGCAAGACTATTTTGAATGGTTTTGTGTTTTTGGTGTTTGTTGGATGGCTTTTCATATGGGTAATGTTACCTACACCTACttacaaaaattcatggactccACATCTACTAATCAAACTCAACTCTACATATTTCAGGGAACAAG GGATAAATCTTCTTTTATTTACATTTCCCATAATGTTGATAGCTGCTGTGAGCTGTGTTTATCTTCATCTTCACAACAAGTCAACTTCTAATCACAG GAGTAGTAATAAAGTGCAGGAATATTTTAGACGGCCACGGCTCGTAATTGAATCTCTTGGAATTGTAAACGCGGTTGAACTTATTTTCGCTGCTATGTTTACCGTTCTTCTTATTTGGTCTTTAGCCAACTACATCTACATCAGCTATGGTAATCTTCATATGCATAATCCCGCTGAAAAAGT TTGGATGGCGAAGTTTAGAAGTGTTGCATTGAGGCTTGGGTACATTGGGAATGTTTGTTATGCGTTTTTGTTTTTCCCAGTGACTCGATTATCGTCAATTTTGCCTCTGGTGGGGCTAACTTCTGAATCAAGCATCAAATATCACATATGGCTTGGCCATCTCTCTATGGCCCTTGCAGTTCTTCATAGTGTTGGGTTCGTCGTATACTATGCCGTGTCTAATCAAATGATAGAG ATGATAGAATGGAGTAGTACGTACGTATCGAACGTAGCTGGAGAAATAGCGACGTTGGTTGCAATAGCAATGTGGGTTACAAGTTTGTACAAGATAAGGAGAAAGATGTTCGATTTATTCTTCTACACACATCAACTATATACTCTATACATCATCTTCTACCTTTTGCATGTTGGAGTTGCCTACACATGCATGATCTTGCCTGGGATTTTTCTCTTCCTTATCGATCGATACTTGAGATTTTTACAGTCTAAAAGAAGTGTTAGATTAATTTCTTCACGACTTTTATCTTGTAACACTTTCGAACTCACCTTTTCCAAGAATCCAG CATTAACGTACAACCCTACAAGCATCTTGTTTGTGAACGTGCCAAGTGTATCCAAGTTACAATGGCATCCATTTACTATTGTTTCAAGCAGTAATTTGGAGACAGATAAATTAAGTGTTGTAATTAAATGCATGGGAAGTTGGAGccaaaaattagaaaaacaaCTTTCTTCTTCTCCAGATCGCCTTCAAATATCAACAGAGGGACCTTATGGACCTTCATCGTCTCATTTCTTAAG TCGAGAATGCTTGGTGATGGTTAGTGGAGGAAGTGGAATTACTCCCATGATTTCAATATTTCGAGAGCTTATTTACAGAAGTACAATTCAACCAAACACCAAAGTACCAAAAATCATCTTAATTACATCCTTCAAAAACACATCCGATCTCACAATGCTTGATCTCTTGCTCCCTATCACCACAACTCCTCTCGATATCTCCAACTTAGAATGCAAAATCGAAGCTTATATCACTAGAGAAAACGAACCACAACAACACGAGTCGAAACAACAACTCCTAGTGTTCAAACAAAATCCTAAAGACTCTCCTATTTCAGCAGCACTCGGGAAAAGCAGCTGGCTCTGGCTTGGAGCGATAATtacttcttcattcttcatgTTTCTCCTTTTGTTAGGCCTCGTTACGCGTTACTCCATATATCCAATTGAACGCGATGGGAAATTGTATCATTACAGCGCGAAAATTATATGGGATATGTTTTTGGCTTGTGCTTCGATATTTATTGTCACTAGTGTTATTTTTATGTGGCAAAAAAGGGAGAATGAAATTGAAGGCAAACAAATTCAGAATGTGGAAATTCCTACAAATTCACCTGTTGGTAATTTATGTGGTATCGAAAGGGAGCTGGAAAGCCTTCCTCATCAGTCAATTGTTCAAGCTACTAAGGTGCATTATGGTACTAGGCCTGATCTAAAAA GAATACTTTTTGGTTGCAAAGAATCAGATGTTGGAGTTGTTGTTTGTGGGCCAAAGAGCATGAGACATGAGGTTGCCAATATATGTGCTTCTGGCTTGGCACAAAACCTACATTTTGAGTCTATCAGCTTTAATTGGTGA
- the LOC107012854 gene encoding ferric reduction oxidase 5-like isoform X2, which produces MGSKTILNGFVFLVFVGWLFIWVMLPTPTYKNSWTPHLLIKLNSTYFREQGINLLLFTFPIMLIAAVSCVYLHLHNKSTSNHRSSNKVQEYFRRPRLVIESLGIVNAVELIFAAMFTVLLIWSLANYIYISYGNLHMHNPAEKVWMAKFRSVALRLGYIGNVCYAFLFFPVTRLSSILPLVGLTSESSIKYHIWLGHLSMALAVLHSVGFVVYYAVSNQMIEMIEWSSTYVSNVAGEIATLVAIAMWVTSLYKIRRKMFDLFFYTHQLYTLYIIFYLLHVGVAYTCMILPGIFLFLIDRYLRFLQSKRSVRLISSRLLSCNTFELTFSKNPALTYNPTSILFVNVPSVSKLQWHPFTIVSSSNLETDKLSVVIKCMGSWSQKLEKQLSSSPDRLQISTEGPYGPSSSHFLRENEIEGKQIQNVEIPTNSPVGNLCGIERELESLPHQSIVQATKVHYGTRPDLKRILFGCKESDVGVVVCGPKSMRHEVANICASGLAQNLHFESISFNW; this is translated from the exons atgggGAGCAAGACTATTTTGAATGGTTTTGTGTTTTTGGTGTTTGTTGGATGGCTTTTCATATGGGTAATGTTACCTACACCTACttacaaaaattcatggactccACATCTACTAATCAAACTCAACTCTACATATTTCAGGGAACAAG GGATAAATCTTCTTTTATTTACATTTCCCATAATGTTGATAGCTGCTGTGAGCTGTGTTTATCTTCATCTTCACAACAAGTCAACTTCTAATCACAG GAGTAGTAATAAAGTGCAGGAATATTTTAGACGGCCACGGCTCGTAATTGAATCTCTTGGAATTGTAAACGCGGTTGAACTTATTTTCGCTGCTATGTTTACCGTTCTTCTTATTTGGTCTTTAGCCAACTACATCTACATCAGCTATGGTAATCTTCATATGCATAATCCCGCTGAAAAAGT TTGGATGGCGAAGTTTAGAAGTGTTGCATTGAGGCTTGGGTACATTGGGAATGTTTGTTATGCGTTTTTGTTTTTCCCAGTGACTCGATTATCGTCAATTTTGCCTCTGGTGGGGCTAACTTCTGAATCAAGCATCAAATATCACATATGGCTTGGCCATCTCTCTATGGCCCTTGCAGTTCTTCATAGTGTTGGGTTCGTCGTATACTATGCCGTGTCTAATCAAATGATAGAG ATGATAGAATGGAGTAGTACGTACGTATCGAACGTAGCTGGAGAAATAGCGACGTTGGTTGCAATAGCAATGTGGGTTACAAGTTTGTACAAGATAAGGAGAAAGATGTTCGATTTATTCTTCTACACACATCAACTATATACTCTATACATCATCTTCTACCTTTTGCATGTTGGAGTTGCCTACACATGCATGATCTTGCCTGGGATTTTTCTCTTCCTTATCGATCGATACTTGAGATTTTTACAGTCTAAAAGAAGTGTTAGATTAATTTCTTCACGACTTTTATCTTGTAACACTTTCGAACTCACCTTTTCCAAGAATCCAG CATTAACGTACAACCCTACAAGCATCTTGTTTGTGAACGTGCCAAGTGTATCCAAGTTACAATGGCATCCATTTACTATTGTTTCAAGCAGTAATTTGGAGACAGATAAATTAAGTGTTGTAATTAAATGCATGGGAAGTTGGAGccaaaaattagaaaaacaaCTTTCTTCTTCTCCAGATCGCCTTCAAATATCAACAGAGGGACCTTATGGACCTTCATCGTCTCATTTCTTAAG GGAGAATGAAATTGAAGGCAAACAAATTCAGAATGTGGAAATTCCTACAAATTCACCTGTTGGTAATTTATGTGGTATCGAAAGGGAGCTGGAAAGCCTTCCTCATCAGTCAATTGTTCAAGCTACTAAGGTGCATTATGGTACTAGGCCTGATCTAAAAA GAATACTTTTTGGTTGCAAAGAATCAGATGTTGGAGTTGTTGTTTGTGGGCCAAAGAGCATGAGACATGAGGTTGCCAATATATGTGCTTCTGGCTTGGCACAAAACCTACATTTTGAGTCTATCAGCTTTAATTGGTGA